CGAGTCCGTGCCCGACGCCGAGTGGCTGCTGGCCGACGCCTGCGAGCTGTCCTCGCTGGAGGAGGCCGGGCTGGACTCCTGCGACGCCGCGATCGCCGCCACCGGGGACGACAAGGTGAACCTGGTGCACTCGCTGCTGGCCAAGACCGAGTTCGGGGTGCCGCGCACGGTGGGCCGCGTGAACCACCCCCGCAACGAGTGGATGTTCGACGACCTGTGGGGCGTGGACGTCGCCGTGTCGACCCCCCGGCTGATGTGCGCCCTGGTGGAGGAGGCCGTCACCGTGGGCGACCTGGTGCGGCTCTTCCAGTTCCGCAAGGGCAACAGCAACCTGGTGGAGATGACGCTGCCCGACGACTCCCCGGCGGTGGGTCAGCGGGTCGGGGCGCTGACGTTCCCGCCGGCGGTGGTGCTGGTGGCCATCATCCGTGACGGCCGGGCGACCGCTCCGCAGCGGGACGCGGCCCTGGAGGGTGGGGACGAGCTGCTCTTCGTCACCGACCCCGAGCACGAGCGCGAGCTGGCCGAGCTGCTGACGCCGAACCACGTGCGTCCCTCGGTGATCGACAACACCGTCGGCATCTGAGGAGCGCCGGCCGCGGCCGGTGGGCGGCCGCGCCCGGCGGCGGTCACTGGGGCGCGGCGGCCAGGAGCTCGTAGCGGGGGTTGAACATCGTCCGCTGCCCCTCCATGGTGGTGATGCGGCCGTCGACCTTGAGCCGGGACCCGGGCTCGATGCCGGGGATCGACCGACGGCCCATCCACACCAGCGTCAGGGTGCCCGAGCCGTCCTTGAGGTCGGCCTGCAGCCAGCGGGTGGTGCCGCGCGGCTGCATGGTGATGCAGCTGACGGTGCCGCTGACGGTGACCCGGCTGCGGTCGGTACAACGCACCAGCGGGGTCGCACCGCACTGGCGGACATCACGCTGGAGCTTCTCGGACTCGAGCTCCTCGTTGGACGAGACCAGCCGGGACAGTGCCCGACCGAACGCCCCACGACGTGGACGCTCCCCCACCTGACTCATCGCTCGCTCCCGGTCGTCGACGGAGGGCACGGTCGCACCTCCACCACCCATTGTGCCTCGCCGGAGGTCCCGGGAGAAGCGCGGGCCGTCGGCCCTGGCTCCCACCCTCAGCCCTGCGGCGGCGGGGTGACCCGGACACCCTCGGGCATGGTCATCGGGATGACGTTCCCGGCGGCCATCGCCTCGTCCCCGCGGCGCACCACGGTGGAGGCGAACACGTCGTGCAGCACGTCGGCCGGGGCCGCCGTGCCCTCGGCCAGCGCGGCCTGCCCGTAGAGGACGCCCCGCAGCAGCCAGCGGTCGCCCTCGGCCGCCCAGGTGCGCGAGGGCTGGTAGCCCTCCTCGCCGCCGGGGGCCTTGACCGGGACCAGCCGGCGGAGCTCGGTGCCGAACGGACCCTCGACCAGGGTGGTGCTGCCGCGCTGGGCGCGGGTCGCCTCGATCACGTCCGCGCGGATCTCGGCCCACAGGCCCCCGCTGCGGGGGGCGGCGAAGACGGCGAGCTCGAGGGCGGACTGGCCGACCAGCACCATCGCCGAGACCACCTGGCCGCTGTCCTGGGCCACCTGCAGCCGCAGCTCCATCCCCTCGCGGGGGGTGATCACCAGGGCGCCGAGGTCGACGCGCTTGATGTCGTCGGCCTCGAGGTCGACCTCGGAGATGTCGAACGGCCCGTCGGCACGCCAGTCCTGGGAGAGGTCGAACGCGGCCCAGTCACGCTCCTCCTCGGCGGCGGGCGTCTCCTCCGCGACGGCGTCGGCGTCCGCGGCGTCGGTCTCGTCCCCGGTCTCGACCGGCTCGACCTCCTGGTCGACCTCGGTCCCGGCGTCATCGTCCCTGCGGCGACGGCCAAAGATCATCGTGTGCTCTCCTGGAAGTGCTCGGGCGGATCCGGCTGCTGAGTCTGCCACGCCCGGACGCCACCGCTGGACCCGTGACCACCGGCCGCGCGGTCGGACCCGTCGAGGGAGCCGACCTCCACGAAGTCGGCCCAGCCGACCCGCTGGAGCACCAGCTGCGCGATGCGGTCACCGCGGTGCAGCACCACGGGGTGCTCACGGTCGGTGTTGAGCAGGCACACCTGCACCTCGCCGCGGTAGCCGGAGTCCACGGTGCCCGGCGCGTTGACGATGGTGAGCCCGGACCGGGCGGCCAGCCCCGACCGCGGGTGCACCAGGCCGACCCAGCCGTCGGGGATCTGCACGGCCACGCCGGTGGGCACCAGCCGCCGCTCACCGGGGGCCAGCTCGACGTCGGTGCGGGTGCACAGGTCGGCCCCAGCGTCGCCGGCGTGGGCGTAGCCGGGCAGCGGCAGGTCCGGGTCCAGGCGCTGGACGCGCACCTGCGGGCGCTCCACCGCCTCCCCGGCGGTCGGGGGCGCGGGCACGGGGTCGGTCACGAGGGGGTGTCCTCTCGGGCGGTCGGGCGGGGGGTGGCCTCGCCGGCGGGGACGAGGTGGGCGGTGACGGCCGCGGCCAGCGCCTCGGGGTGGCGGCTGGCCACCAGCCACGCCGGGTGGGGGTCGGCGGGGTCGGCCAGCTCGATCCGGACGACCTGGTCCAGGTAGGGGCGCAGCAGGCGCCAGCAGCGGACGTCCGCGCGGCCCCGGACCCGGTCCTGGACCTCCTCCGGGCTCAGCACCCTGGCCCCGGCGACCCACTCCCAGCCGATCCGGGAGCGTCCGGCACGCAGGCCGTCGGCGTCGGCCACCACCGGTGCGGACTGGCTGACCAGCACCGCCACGGTGCCCGCGGTGGCCACGAGGGTGACCAGGAGCGCCACCAGCGGCGGGGTGGCGAAGAGGCAGGTGAGGGTGAGGGAGCCGACCACGACCGCACCCAGCAGCACCCAGGAGACGGGCACGGTGAGTCGTTCGCGGTGCGTCACGCGGACCAACCTAGTCGAGCGGGCGGCCCGGGGTGGAGCCCCGACCGGGGAGCCGGTCACGCCTGCGGGGGCTGCCCGGGGCCGGTGGGCAGCGACGCCAGCTCGGCCAGGGTCACCGGGACGGCCAGCGGCCGGGAGCCCAGCGCGCGGAGGTCCCGCTCGGCGACCTCCCGCCCCTCCAGCCCGGCGGTCAGGCAGGCGGCGGCGAACCCGCAGACCCGTCCCTGGCACCAGCCCATCCCGATCCGGGTCACCTGCTTCACCGCGCGGGCGTCGCTGGCCCCCAGCTCGTCGCGGGCCTCGCGGAGCCGGCCCACCTCGACCTCCTCGCAGCGGCAGAGCAGGGTGTCGTCGGTGAGCCAGTCCGCCCAGTGCTCTGGCACCGGGTGGTTGCGGTGCATGGACCGGGCGAAACGCCGGTGCCGGCCGATGGCCCGGGCCGGGGTGCCCGCCCGGGGCGGTGCCCCGGCGTCCTCGGCCGCGGCGGCGCCGGCCACCCGGCCCTCCAGGTCGCTGAGCACCGAGCCGCCCACGCCGCAGGCCTCGCCGGCCACCCAGACGCCGGGCACGTCGGTGCGCTGCCGCTCGTCGACCTCCAGCACCAGCGAGGTGTCGACGTCCACCCGGGTGGCCGCGCCCAGCTGCAGACCCAGCTCCAGGGCGGGGGTGAAGCCCCAGCCCACCGCCAGCAGGTCGGCCTCGACCCGCTCGACGCGCTCCCCGGGACGTCCGTCGCGCCCGAGGCGGACCAGCTCGACCGCCTCCAGCTCCTCGGTCCCGACGGCCCGGCGCACCACGGTGCGGGTGCGGTAGGGGATCCGGTGCCGCACCATCGCCGCGGCCAGCCCCGCCCCCTCGACCAGCTTGCTCGGGACCCCGGCCACCGCGGCCAGGTCCCGGGCCCAGCCCACCGGGCGGCCCGCCTCGCAGACGGCGCGCACCTCGGCCCCGGCCCGGGCCAGACCGGTGGCCACCGGCAGCAGGAACGGACCGGTGCCCGCCACCACCACCCGGCGCCCGGCCAGGGTGCCGGAGCCCTTGAGCAGGGACTGGACGCCCCCTGCGGCCATCACCCCGGGCAGGTCCCAGCCGGGCAGCGGCAGCTGCCGGTCCGCCCCACCGGGGCAGAGCACCAGCCGCTCCGCGCGCACCCGGGCCGGGCCGGGCGGGCTCCCCGGGGAGGGGGTGAGACCGAGGGCGAACACCCCGTCCTCGGCCACCGCCTGCCAGACCTGGGTGCGGCTGAGCAGGGTCAGGCGGCCGCTGTCGCGGTGCCGCTGCAGGGCGTCCCACAGGGTGGTCAGCCGACGTCCTCCGTGCTCGGCGTGCGGACGGGTCTCCCGGCCGTCGGGGTCCCGCCCACCGGGCACCACGTCACCGGGCTGGCGCCAGTACTGCCCGCCCGGGGCCCCGCCGGCGTCGACCAGCAGCACGTCGATCCCGTGGTCCGCGGCCGTCACCGCGGCCGAGAGACCGGCCGGGCCGGCCCCGACCACCGCGACCGGCCACACCCGCGCGGCTGCCACGGCCTCCGCTCCCCTGCTCACGCGTCCTCCTCCGTCGGGTGCTGCACCGCGTCCCGCTCCGGCGGCCGCCGGGTCGGGTCCTGCTCGCAGGGGTCGTGCTCCGGGACGGCGCCGCCGGGGTCGACCCGCAGACCCGGGCTGACCGGCACCAGGCAGGCCCGCACCTCGGGCCCGCCGTCGAGGCGGACCAGGCAGTCGTAGCAGGCGCCGATGCCGCAGAACAGGCCCCGCGGACGTCCTCCGCGGCGGGTGCGGCGCCAGGAGCGCACCCCGTTCTCCAGCAGCGCGGCGGCGACGCTCTGCCCGGGCCGCGCGGCGAGCTCGCGGCCCTGCCAGTGCAGCGGCACCGTCCCCTCCTCCCGCGCCGCGCTCACGCGGCCACCAGCTGCTCGAGCCGGGCGGGGGCGAAGGGGGTCAGGTCCAGCGACGGCTGCTGGCCGGTGAGCGCCTGGGCGATGAGGTGGCCGGTCCCCACCGACAGCCCGATGCCCGCGCCCTCGTGGCCGCAGGCGTGCCAGAGCCCGGGCAGCCGGGCGTCCTCGCCGATGGCCGGCAGGTGGTCGGGGCAGTAGGGCCGGAAGCCGTGGTAGCTGCGCATGATCCGCAACCCGGCCAGGGAGGGGAAGAGCCCCAGCGCGCCGGAGGCCAGCAGGGCCAGCGCCCGCGGGGACGGGGTGGCGTCGAACCCGACCCGCTCGCGGGTGGAGCCGATCAGGATGGTGCCGGCCGGGGTCCCCTCCACCACCGGCGAGGACTGCAGCCCCGCGTCCGAGCTGCCCACGTCGAAGACGTACTCGGCGGCGTAGACCTTGTGCCGGACGGTCAGCGGGACGGGCTCGCTGACCAGCACGAAGCCGCGTCGCGGGAGCACCGGCAGGTGCACCCCGGCCAGTCCGGCCACGTGGCCGGCCCAGGGGCCGGCGGCGTTGACCACCGCCGCGGTGGCGAGCCGGCCGCGGTCGGTGCGCACCGCGACGACCCGACCGGCCCGGCGCTCGATCCCGGTGACGGTCTCCCCCGCCCTGAGCACCGCACCGGAGCGGCGGGCCAGGGCGAGCAGGTGCGTGGCGGCCAGCACCGGCTGGACCTGGCTGTCCTGGGGGTACCAGGCGGCCCCGGCCACGCCGGGGTCGACCAGCGGCTCGCGCTCCAGCAGCTCGGCCACGTCGATGTCACGGGCGTCGACGCCGGCCGCCCGCTGCCGGACGGTGAGCTCGTGCAGCCCGGTCAGGGACGCCTGGTCGCGGGCCACCACCAGACCGCCCTTGGCCTCCAGCTCCCAGCGCCCGGCGTGCTCGGCCAGCTCGTCGTGCCACAGCCGGTGGGAGAGCAGGGCCAGGTCCAGCTCGGGACCCTGCTCCTTGTCCGAGACCAGCAGGTTGCCCTCGCCGGCGCTGGAGGTGCCGCTGCCGGGGGCGCCGCGCTCCAGCACGGTGACGTCCAGACCGGCCCGGGCGCAGAACAGGGCCACCGCAGCGCCGACCACCCCCGCCCCGACGACCACTACCTCGCTGGAGGACCTCACGGGCGTCCCGAGCCGGCCCACTCGCCGCGGACGTGGCCGATGTGGCGCACCATCAGCTCCCGGGCGCCCTCGGCGTCGCGGGCCTGGACCAGGTCGAGCAGCTCGTGGTGCTCCTGGGCCGAGGCGACCAGCTCACCGGACTCCAGCAGCGGGGCGAGCCCGAAGAGGCGGGTCCGTCCGCGGAGGTCGGAGACCACCTGGTTGAGCACCTTGTTGCCGGCGCGCTGGAGCAGGGCCAGGTGGAAGCGGCGGTCGGCGTCGACGTAGGCGGGCAGCTCGTGGCGCTCGACGGCGGCGACGATCTCGTCGGCCAGCGCGCGCAGGCCGGGCAGCTCCTCGGCGGTCACCAGGGGCACGACCCGGGCCACCATCGGCGGCTCCAGCAGCAGCCGCACCTCGGTGATGGCGTCCAGCTCGGAGTCGGCGACCTCGGTCACCCGGTAGCCCTTGTTGGGCAGCGCCTCGACCATGCCCTCCCGGACCAGGTCCAGCATCGCCTCGCGCACCGGGGTGGCCGAGACGTCGAACATCGCACCCAGGGTGGGGGCGGAGTACACCACGCCCGGACGCATCTCGCCGGAGATGATGGCGGCCCGCAGCGCGAACCCGACGCCCTCCCGCAGCGACTCGCGCTTCCGCAGCGGCGCCAGCCCCTCGATCCTGCCCTGCACGTCGGTCTCCCTCCCCGGCGCCCTCCGGGGGGCGACCCGCTGCGGTGCGCCGTTCACAGCACGAAACCCGACGGGAAGGGGTCCCGGGGGTCGAGCATGTACTGCGCCGTCCCGGTGATCCAAGCACGCCCGGTGATGGTGGGGACCACCGCCGGGCGTCCGGCCACCGTGGTCTCCTCGACCAGCCGGCCGATGAAGCGGGTGCCGATGAAGGACTCGTTGACGAAGTCGGTGTCCAGGGCCAGCTCGCCGCGCGCGTGCAGCTGGGCCATCCGGGCGCTGGTGCCGGTGCCGCAGGGCGAGCGGTCGAACCAGCCGGGGTAGATGGCCATCGCGTGCCGGGAGTGGCGGGCGTCCGAGCCGGGGGCGGACAGGTAGACGTGGTGGCAGCCGCGGATGTCGGGGCGCTCGGGGTGCACCGGGGGTGCGGTCTGGTTGATGGCCTCCATCAGCGCCAGACCGGCGCGCAGCAGCTCCGGCCCGGCCGCGCGCTCGAAGGGGAGCCCGAGGCCGGCCAGGTCGGTGATGGCGTAGAAGTTGCCGCCGAAGGCCAGGTCGTAGGAGACGGTGCCGAACCCGGGCACCTCGACCTGCTGGTCCAGGGCGAGGGCGAAGGAGGCCACGTTGCGGATGGTGACCGACTCGGCCTGGCCGTCGCGCACCGCCACCTCGGCCCGGACCAGCCCGGCCGGGGTCTCGATGGTCAGCGAGGTGACCGGCTCGGTCACCGGCACCAGCCCGGTCTCCACCGCCACCGTGGCCACCCCGATGGTGCCGTGCCCGCACATCGGCAGCACCCCGCTCACCTCGATGAACAGCACCGCCAGGTCGGCCTCGGGAGAGGTCGGCGGCTGCAGGATGGCCCCGCTCATGGCCGAGTGGCCGCGCGGCTCGTTCATCAGGAACGTGCGCAGGTGGTCGCTGTGGGCCATGAACCAGGTGCGGCGCTCGGCCATCGTGGCGCCGGGGAAGGTCCCGACGCCACCGGTGATCACGCGGGTCGGCATGCCCTCGGTGTGGGAGTCCACCGCGTGCAGCACCCGGGTGGTCCTCATCGCCGGCTCCCGGCCCGGCTGCCGCTGCGACGGGTGCTCATCGGACCAGGGCCTCCAGCACCGCCTCGGTCTGGGTGCGCACCACGTCGGCCACCTCGGTGGGCAGCGGGTTGCGCGGCGGGCGGCTGGGGCCGCCGTAGCGCCCGGCGACGTCCATCGAGAGCTTGATGGCCTGGACGAAGACGGTCTTGGAGTCCCAGCGCAGCAGCGGGTGCAGCTGGGCGTAGAGCGGGACGGCCCGGGCCAGGTCGGCGGCGTCCCCGGAGGTGGCCAGACGGTAGAGCTCGGAGGTGACGGCCGGGATGGCGTTGGGGTAGCCGGCGATCCAGCCGACGGCCCCGGCCAGCCCCAGCTCGAGCAGCACGTCGTCGGCGCCGATCAGCAGGTCCAGCTCGGGAGCCACCTCGCGGATCTCCCAGGCCCGGCGGACGTCGCCGCTGAACTCCTTGACCGCCACGATCAGCCCCTCGTCGTGGAGGCGGGCCAGCAGCGTCGGGGTGAGGTCGACGCGGGTGTCGATCGGGTTGTTGTAGGCCACCACCGGCAGCCCCACCCTGGCCACCTCGCGGTAGTGCGCCACCACGGTGTCGTCGTCGGCCCGGTAGGCGTTGGGGGGCAGCAGCAGCACCGACGCGGCGCCGGCCTCGGCGGCGTCCTCGGTCCAGCGGCGGGCCTCGGCGCTGCCGTAGGCGGCCACCCCGGGCATCACGGTGAAGCCCTCGGGGGCGGCGGCGACGGCCGTGCGCACCACCTGGCGTCGCTCCTCGGAGGTGAGGGTCTGGTACTCCCCCAGGGAGCCGTTGGGGGCGACGCCGTCGCAGCCGTTGGCCGCCAGGAAGGCCACGTGCTCGGCGAAGGCGTCGTGGTCCACGGCCAGGTCGGCGGTGAAGGGGAGGGTGGTGGCGACGTGGATCCCGTGCCAGGCAGCTCGTGCGCTCATGTCAGTCCGTTTCTCGAAGTTAGTGCCATGTCACATGCTAGGGGTGCTGTGCGTCCGCGTCCACCGCTCCACGCCCTCGGCGTCGATCGGCAGGGCGTCGGAGAGCACGTCGGCGCCGCCGGGGGTGACCAGCAGGTCGTCCTCCAGCCGCACGCCGATCCCCCGGAGCTCCGGGGGGACGGTCAGGTCGGTGGCGTGGAAGTACAGCCCGGGCTCGACGGTGAGCACCATCCCGGGCTGCAGGGTGACCGCGTGCTGGTCGCCGGCCTCCACCGCCGAGCAGTCGTGCACGTCGACACCCAGGTGGTGGCCGATGCCGCACACCAGCCAGCGCCGGTGCTGCTGACCCTGCGGGGACAGCGCCTCGTCCACCGAGACCTCCAGCAGGCCCCAGTCGTGCAGACCGGTGGCCACCACCTCCATCGCCGCGAAGTGGAAGTCGCTGAACCGGGCGCCGGGGCGGACCGCGTCCATCCCGGCCCGGTGGGCCCGCTCGACCAGGTCGTGGACCCGGCGCTGGACCGGGTCGAAGCGACCGCTCGGCGGCACCGTCCGGGTCACGTCGGCGGTGTAGAAGGAGCGTCCCTCCACCCCCATGTCGAGCAGCAGCGGCGCGTCCGGCAGCACCGGGCCGTCGCAGCGGACCCAGTGCAGGGTCGGCGCGTGCGGCCCGGAGCCGACGATGGTGGCGTAGCCCGGCTGGTTGCCGAAGGTGCGGCAGTGCCGGTCGAAGGTGCCCTGCAGCCAGCGCTCCCCCAGGCCCGGCCGGTCGGGTCCGCCGACGGCGGTCGGCAGCTCGGCGGCCACCGCGGCGAAGCCGGCCACGGTGGCGTCCACGGCCTCGCGCAGCTGGGTCACCTCCCACTCGTCCTTGACCATCCGCAGCTCCGAGCAGCGACGGGCCAGCTCGGCGTCGTCCCCTGCGGCAGCCAGGGCGGGGTCGATCTCGTCCAGCGGCCGGACGGCCACGCCGAGGAGCTCCTCCCAGGCGGTGAGCGAGGGCGAGGGGCCGACCCACAGCTCGCCGGAGGCGGCGTCGGCGAAGAAGCCCGGCGTCCCGGGACGCCAGGGCGGCGGCAGGTGGAGGGTGGTGTCGTGACCGCGGCCCGTCGGCACCATCACCAGCACGGCGCCCTCCACCGCCACCCCGCCGGTCAACCAGGCGAAGTCGCTGCTCGGGCGGAAGTCGTAGGCGGTGTCGTTGGCCCTGACCGGGGCCCGGCCGGCGGGGACCACCAGGGTGCGTCCGGGCACCGCCTCGGACAGCCGACGGCGGTGCTCGGCCGCGGCCTGCGGGGCGCCGGGCACCAGCTCCGGCACCACGGCGACGTCGGCCCAGCCGCGGCCCATGGCCTCCACGAAGGCGGGTACCCGGGCCAGCCGCGGCGGCTGGGTCCCCTGGTAGGGGACGGTGCGTTCGGTCAGGCTCATCGCAGCTCTCCTCCTCGGGCGGCGACCCGCTCGCGGAGCCCGCGGAGGACCCGCGGGTCGCCGAGGCCGTCGTGCTCCCACTCGTTGCTGATCCAGGCCTCGGCGTTGCCGAGGCCGGCCAGGGTCTGCAGCGACAGCCCGGCGTCGACGAACATGTCGTCGTGGTAGACCATCGCCGCCACCGGCACCTCGTTGGCGGCCAGCCGGGCGGTGTCGTACAGCTCGGGCCAGGACGTCCGCGCGGCCAGCAGGTCGACCGCGGCGGCGAAGGGCCGCAGCGCGGCGACCTCCTCGAACATCCACGGGAAGGCCATCTCGCCGGTGAACAGCAGCGGACGGGCGTCGGGGTCGAAGTCGGGGTGGGAGGCCCGCTCGGTCTCGGCGGCCCAGCCGGTGGTCACCTCGCCGCTGCCGTAGATGCTCTCCTGCAGGGACCAGAACAGCGGCGAGCCGACCTGGGAGGTGCGGGTCTGCACCTGCTGCAGGAAGTCCGCGCCGAGCCGGCCCGGGGCCACGAAGGCCTCGTCGACCAGCCAGTGCAGCCGCTCCGCCCCCGGCCCCATGCCCAGGTCGATGCCCACGCTCTGGAACCGGCGCACGCTGAGCCGGTCCCCGTCGGGCAGCCGGACGTCGCCCTCGGCCAGCCGGTCGGCGACCGCGGCGACCCGGTCCACGTCGGCGGGGTAGCGGCGGTAGTAGCGCGCCACCTTCTCCCGCACCCGGGGGAAGGTGCGCCGGTAGACCTCCTGGGCGCGCGGCGGCACGCCGGGGATGCCGCCGGTGACGTAGCAGGCGGTCAGCGCCTCCGGGGCCCTGGACAGGTAGACCAGGGTGAGGAACCCGCCGTAGCTCTGCCCGATGGTGGCCCAGCGCCGCCCGCCGTAGAGCTGGTGGCGCACCAGCTCGGCGTCGGCCACGATCGAGTCGGCCAGGAACCGGGACAGGTAGCGCGCCTGCTCCTCCGCGCTGCCGCGGGAGGTGAGCCGCTCGCCGTCGAGGAAGGTGCTGCGGCCGGTGCCGCGCTGGTCCAGCAGCACCACCCGGTAGTGCTCGAGGGCGACCTCGAGGAAGCCCGAGCGGTCGACCGGTCGCGGCCCCTTCCCACCCGGACCGCCCTGCAGGTGCAGCAGCAGCGGCAGGTCCTCACCGCGCCGGACCGGGTCGCACAGCTCGCGGACGAAGACGGTGATGGCCTCCCCGTCGGGCTGGTCGTGGTCCAGCGGGACGGTCAGCTCGTGCTCGCGCACCGCCATCCCGGGCAGCAGGTACTCCGTGACCGTCGTCATGCCGTCTCCTCCGCTCGTGCCGGGGCCGGGGTGTGGGCCCCGCCGGCCGGATGGGTGCCAGGGTCCTCGTGCGCCCCGGGCGCGCCGCGCCCGGGGTCGACCGCGCCGGCCCGGCGGGCGGCGTCCCACTCGGCCGGGATCCGGGGCACCGCCGCCAGCAGCGTGCGGGTGTACTCCTGGCGCGGGTCGTCGAAGACCTGGTCGCGGGTGCCGGCCTCGACGATCCGTCCCTCCGACATCACCGCCACGTGCTGGGCGATCTGGCGCACCACGGCCAGGTCGTGGGCGATGAACAGGTAGCTGAGCCCCTGCTCGGCCTGCAGCCGACCCAGCAGCTCGATCACCTGGGCCTGCACCGAGACGTCGAGGGCCGAGACCGCCTCGTCGCAGATCACCACGCTGGGGTCGACGGCCAGCGCGCGGGCGATCCCGATCCGCTGGGCCTGGCCGCCGCTGAACTGGCGCGGCAGCCGCCGGGAGTGGTCGGGGTCCAGCCCCACCCGCTCCATCAGGTCGCCGGTGAAGGCCCGCGCCCCTCCGG
The sequence above is a segment of the Auraticoccus monumenti genome. Coding sequences within it:
- a CDS encoding ATP-binding cassette domain-containing protein, with product MVNEVVMRAHGLVKDFGGGGLVRRPPFRAVEDVSFEIPRGQTLALVGESGSGKSTTARMAAHLVEPTAGTIELEGEDVTRLRGPALARFRSRVQVVFQDPFSSLNPRHSVEQIVTAPLRYQRRRVPGGARAFTGDLMERVGLDPDHSRRLPRQFSGGQAQRIGIARALAVDPSVVICDEAVSALDVSVQAQVIELLGRLQAEQGLSYLFIAHDLAVVRQIAQHVAVMSEGRIVEAGTRDQVFDDPRQEYTRTLLAAVPRIPAEWDAARRAGAVDPGRGAPGAHEDPGTHPAGGAHTPAPARAEETA
- a CDS encoding alpha/beta fold hydrolase — translated: MTTVTEYLLPGMAVREHELTVPLDHDQPDGEAITVFVRELCDPVRRGEDLPLLLHLQGGPGGKGPRPVDRSGFLEVALEHYRVVLLDQRGTGRSTFLDGERLTSRGSAEEQARYLSRFLADSIVADAELVRHQLYGGRRWATIGQSYGGFLTLVYLSRAPEALTACYVTGGIPGVPPRAQEVYRRTFPRVREKVARYYRRYPADVDRVAAVADRLAEGDVRLPDGDRLSVRRFQSVGIDLGMGPGAERLHWLVDEAFVAPGRLGADFLQQVQTRTSQVGSPLFWSLQESIYGSGEVTTGWAAETERASHPDFDPDARPLLFTGEMAFPWMFEEVAALRPFAAAVDLLAARTSWPELYDTARLAANEVPVAAMVYHDDMFVDAGLSLQTLAGLGNAEAWISNEWEHDGLGDPRVLRGLRERVAARGGELR